A stretch of Campylobacter gracilis DNA encodes these proteins:
- a CDS encoding phage holin family protein has protein sequence MELLDKVGFYFWVILVGFIGGILDYIDSGSKKKATSVIVGIATSMFLGWIGFEMANFFIKDTRASLAICGFLAWRGTEWIKETIDKAINSKLNRHDEYFDKFEERGDYEDQDK, from the coding sequence ATGGAACTATTAGACAAGGTGGGGTTTTATTTTTGGGTCATTTTAGTGGGCTTTATCGGCGGCATCCTTGATTATATCGACAGCGGCAGCAAGAAAAAGGCTACGAGCGTCATTGTGGGGATTGCAACGTCGATGTTTTTGGGCTGGATAGGCTTTGAGATGGCGAATTTCTTTATAAAAGATACGAGAGCATCACTCGCAATATGTGGATTTCTTGCTTGGCGCGGAACCGAATGGATCAAAGAGACGATAGATAAGGCAATCAATAGTAAGCTGAACAGGCACGATGAATATTTTGATAAATTTGAGGAAAGAGGCGACTATGAGGATCAAGATAAATAG
- a CDS encoding phage tail protein: MVSIYELKLGAEKLEILKALSAEIEKVIASIGKIDNSRLNTIYNDILEKANQVLQDKNFVQELKDKVDVAHKDISEKAASINQKFEQQQALQQSLQELKVKIEALIKSNLIDDTAPKATATYSSEKIGELLQLKLNKTDQAADSAKLGGVVASDFMKKSEYSPTSNSLANTLVLRDANGDFAGKYVTAGHFKLTAPVQNNIFSKNNEILFRVGAADNDNYTRAVSFSLLSSTILPVGTIITSARTPAPDGFLLCNGAAISRSAYTDLFSAIGTAYGAGDGSSSFNIPDLRGEFIRGADNGRGVDGGRALGSAQGDAIRNITARAIGMGDRNSIPTLLGALYGIQKSTRIESVGDVLGDGGYFEWGFDASKVVPVANENRPRNVAVNFYIKY; the protein is encoded by the coding sequence ATGGTATCGATTTATGAACTCAAACTAGGAGCTGAAAAGCTTGAAATTTTAAAAGCTCTAAGCGCGGAGATAGAAAAAGTGATCGCCTCTATCGGCAAGATCGACAATAGCCGCCTAAATACTATCTACAACGACATATTGGAAAAAGCAAATCAGGTCTTGCAAGATAAAAACTTCGTCCAAGAGCTTAAGGACAAGGTGGATGTCGCGCATAAAGACATTTCGGAAAAAGCCGCCTCGATAAATCAAAAATTCGAGCAGCAGCAGGCTTTGCAGCAAAGCCTACAAGAGCTAAAAGTCAAAATAGAAGCTCTTATAAAAAGCAACCTAATAGACGATACCGCACCTAAAGCCACAGCTACATATTCGAGCGAAAAAATCGGCGAGCTACTGCAATTAAAGCTAAATAAAACCGATCAAGCAGCAGATAGTGCAAAATTAGGTGGTGTAGTCGCTAGCGATTTTATGAAAAAAAGCGAATATAGCCCAACAAGCAACTCGCTTGCCAATACCTTGGTATTAAGAGACGCAAACGGAGATTTCGCGGGCAAATACGTTACAGCAGGGCATTTTAAACTTACTGCTCCCGTGCAAAACAATATCTTTTCAAAAAACAATGAAATCCTCTTTAGAGTAGGTGCCGCGGATAATGACAATTATACAAGAGCGGTAAGTTTTTCACTGCTGTCCTCTACGATTCTGCCAGTAGGCACAATAATCACAAGTGCAAGGACTCCCGCACCTGATGGATTTTTATTATGCAACGGAGCAGCGATATCTCGGTCTGCCTATACTGACTTGTTTTCGGCTATCGGCACGGCATACGGAGCGGGCGATGGCTCAAGCTCCTTTAATATTCCCGATTTACGAGGAGAGTTTATCCGCGGAGCTGATAATGGACGCGGAGTAGATGGAGGCAGGGCTTTGGGCTCAGCTCAAGGCGACGCTATAAGAAACATTACGGCGAGGGCTATAGGTATGGGCGATAGAAACAGCATTCCCACTTTATTAGGGGCACTATACGGAATTCAAAAATCAACACGTATTGAATCTGTCGGCGATGTTTTGGGCGACGGCGGATATTTTGAATGGGGATTTGATGCGTCTAAGGTAGTGCCGGTAGCAAATGAAAATAGACCGCGCAACGTGGCAGTAAATTTCTATATCAAGTATTAA
- a CDS encoding SU10 major capsid protein → MAITSTGFQAPATKREGLKPSVYDSIILIGADDTPVLSLIGTSNVTNTEHSWLTDNIAAPKKNAQLEISDFADDRKSTIQKTTNSVQIFTTNISVSYTMQKVATYGGKEMERETTKRAKEHKRDMEYALFGLGRDTDTKVSIFKAPTSRADTVAGEMAGMFYYISKGESAFVNGRRGNVLAFDSKNDWTGTPTVLTEDALNKILQNIWDAGATPRDVFIGAKLKKAINAFATRQFGNEKSINSSVVSLDTDFGKVNFRLHRYLSEQNKLDDVLIAGDFSFMKNGLLIPTMIENVTTSKTAKQKRYYTEATLEVRNADAFAIGVGLKVK, encoded by the coding sequence ATGGCAATCACATCTACGGGCTTTCAAGCTCCAGCAACAAAAAGAGAAGGGTTAAAGCCCTCCGTCTACGATAGCATAATCCTAATCGGAGCGGACGATACCCCCGTCTTAAGTCTCATCGGAACTTCAAACGTTACGAACACTGAACATAGTTGGCTAACCGACAATATCGCGGCGCCTAAAAAGAACGCACAGCTTGAGATTAGTGATTTCGCAGATGATCGAAAATCGACTATTCAAAAAACCACTAACAGCGTGCAAATTTTCACTACCAACATAAGCGTATCTTACACGATGCAGAAAGTAGCCACCTACGGCGGAAAAGAGATGGAGCGCGAAACGACCAAGCGCGCCAAAGAGCATAAGCGCGATATGGAATACGCCCTATTCGGCTTAGGTCGCGATACTGACACCAAAGTATCCATATTTAAAGCTCCTACCTCACGAGCCGATACGGTCGCGGGCGAGATGGCGGGAATGTTTTATTATATTTCCAAAGGAGAGTCGGCATTTGTTAACGGCAGACGCGGTAATGTCCTTGCTTTCGATAGCAAAAACGACTGGACCGGCACGCCTACGGTTTTAACCGAAGACGCCTTAAACAAAATTTTGCAAAACATTTGGGACGCGGGCGCGACGCCTAGAGACGTTTTCATCGGCGCGAAACTCAAAAAGGCGATCAATGCTTTTGCTACCCGTCAATTCGGCAACGAAAAAAGCATCAATTCAAGCGTAGTAAGCCTTGATACCGACTTCGGAAAGGTAAATTTTAGGCTTCATAGGTACTTGTCCGAGCAAAATAAGCTAGACGACGTGCTAATCGCGGGCGACTTTAGCTTTATGAAAAATGGGCTTTTGATCCCTACTATGATCGAGAACGTAACCACAAGCAAGACTGCAAAACAAAAGCGTTACTACACCGAAGCGACGCTTGAGGTGCGAAATGCGGATGCTTTTGCAATCGGCGTAGGCTTAAAGGTTAAATAA